Proteins encoded in a region of the Mucilaginibacter sabulilitoris genome:
- a CDS encoding DUF3606 domain-containing protein, with protein MDDKNKVGSPDKDLINTHENYEVEYWAKKFGVTPEELKSAVKVVGNSAKAVQKHLGK; from the coding sequence ATGGATGATAAGAATAAAGTTGGTTCACCAGACAAGGATCTGATCAACACACATGAAAATTACGAAGTAGAATATTGGGCAAAGAAATTTGGGGTAACACCTGAGGAGTTGAAAAGTGCTGTAAAAGTAGTTGGCAACTCTGCAAAGGCAGTTCAGAAACACCTTGGCAAGTGA
- a CDS encoding nucleoside triphosphate pyrophosphohydrolase family protein, which yields MNSNTPIVEVVQLCYQNSFNAGWHTDPVTGDLLDRNKAEMLCLIHSEISEAMEGERKSLMDDKLPHRPMAEVELADAVIRIFDYAGRWGYDITGAMAEKMEYNKHRDDHKPENRLKENGKKF from the coding sequence ATGAACTCAAATACACCTATAGTTGAAGTAGTGCAACTGTGCTATCAAAATTCATTTAATGCAGGATGGCACACAGATCCTGTAACTGGTGATCTTCTCGATAGAAACAAGGCTGAAATGCTTTGCCTTATTCATTCAGAAATCAGCGAGGCCATGGAGGGAGAACGAAAAAGCCTTATGGACGATAAGTTACCACACAGGCCAATGGCAGAAGTTGAGCTCGCAGATGCAGTTATTAGAATTTTCGATTATGCTGGCAGGTGGGGTTATGATATAACCGGTGCTATGGCTGAGAAAATGGAATATAACAAACATCGGGATGATCATAAGCCAGAGAATAGATTAAAAGAAAACGGTAAAAAATTTTAG
- a CDS encoding YopX family protein, producing the protein MNIKLKAWQPDAKCMVDLSSGAIMNHPFQLIIGFDVNAKLSISIKENFEDGTYKYHDCIPIICTGLTDIHGVDIYEGDIYTTEPAQGRPYLVYFKNGCWYGGKNTESGMPLAVQNHGFNDGDASWLEVIGNIYQNPELLNDK; encoded by the coding sequence ATGAATATAAAACTTAAAGCTTGGCAGCCTGATGCCAAATGTATGGTTGACCTATCGTCTGGTGCAATCATGAATCATCCATTTCAGCTTATTATAGGTTTTGATGTTAACGCAAAGTTAAGCATATCTATAAAGGAAAATTTTGAAGATGGAACTTATAAATATCACGACTGTATACCGATCATCTGTACAGGCCTTACAGACATACATGGGGTTGATATTTATGAGGGGGATATATATACAACAGAGCCAGCACAGGGAAGGCCATACCTGGTTTATTTCAAAAACGGCTGTTGGTATGGCGGTAAGAACACAGAATCAGGTATGCCTTTGGCAGTACAAAATCACGGATTTAATGATGGTGATGCCTCGTGGCTTGAAGTCATCGGTAACATATACCAAAATCCTGAACTATTAAATGATAAATAA
- a CDS encoding phage portal protein, translating to MELSEITSLLSEPVKLVSTIQALAPVIPEYAYDIEPEDHKVVKDLAYRPWKEIDIATGVLDNEGKPTYRTEHRDVHRIPSSTQKQILDWAVRMNLSGGIEIDATIREGFKATDETMVAMLKRTWEDNKLNYTAQKIDRLKKNYTQCLVVWYSVPAEDGFWEGIAPSTSKFKMRCSVFSPEDGDIIIPIYNQYKEMISCARQYTVRIDEKDINKMDLFLSDKYITYVTGTSGWEVEKETLIPYGKANYIYHGQKRPEYADVLPKIERVEEGDSDTADENQISSFPILAATGQITAKSGGDKQNTRKVFEMADGGDLKYVEAKGAQQSATDERKNLRRDIYDETSTPQISMEQLEGSSNIPGVAIELMFLPATNKAKSNQDGDLGMEWQRHLNLLKAAMAVINVGVKSSVSMPVKPKFKIELPRNLTEEYANIVSLVGAGLMSKETAVNMLAFTSDPVAEYDRIKAEAAEAAKLAPVPVTKGGGNA from the coding sequence ATGGAATTATCCGAAATCACCTCACTTTTATCTGAACCTGTAAAACTTGTATCTACTATCCAGGCGTTGGCACCTGTCATACCTGAATACGCTTACGATATCGAGCCGGAAGATCACAAGGTCGTGAAAGATCTGGCATACAGGCCGTGGAAAGAAATTGACATTGCCACTGGGGTACTCGACAATGAGGGGAAGCCAACTTACAGAACAGAGCACAGGGATGTTCACCGGATACCATCATCTACCCAAAAGCAGATCCTTGACTGGGCAGTTAGAATGAACCTGAGTGGCGGTATTGAGATTGATGCCACTATTCGCGAAGGATTTAAAGCAACCGATGAAACAATGGTAGCGATGTTGAAGCGCACCTGGGAGGACAATAAACTTAACTATACCGCCCAAAAGATCGATCGTTTGAAGAAAAACTACACTCAGTGTTTAGTGGTGTGGTATTCAGTACCGGCAGAAGATGGATTCTGGGAGGGTATAGCGCCATCGACCAGCAAGTTTAAAATGAGATGCTCGGTGTTTTCTCCTGAGGATGGTGATATTATCATCCCCATTTACAACCAGTATAAGGAAATGATCAGTTGCGCGAGGCAGTATACTGTTCGTATTGATGAAAAGGACATCAACAAGATGGATCTGTTCTTATCCGATAAATATATCACCTACGTTACTGGCACATCAGGTTGGGAAGTTGAGAAAGAAACCCTAATCCCATACGGTAAGGCTAATTATATTTACCATGGTCAAAAAAGGCCAGAGTATGCCGATGTGTTGCCAAAGATAGAACGCGTTGAAGAGGGCGATAGTGATACGGCTGACGAAAATCAGATTAGTTCCTTCCCAATATTGGCCGCAACAGGTCAAATTACTGCAAAATCAGGCGGCGACAAGCAGAATACTCGCAAAGTATTTGAGATGGCTGATGGCGGCGACTTGAAGTATGTGGAGGCCAAAGGGGCCCAGCAATCTGCTACCGATGAACGGAAAAATCTAAGAAGAGATATTTACGACGAAACTTCCACGCCTCAAATTTCTATGGAGCAACTTGAGGGGAGCTCAAATATACCAGGTGTTGCAATTGAATTGATGTTCCTGCCAGCAACCAATAAAGCAAAATCTAATCAGGATGGCGATTTGGGCATGGAATGGCAGCGGCATTTAAACTTATTGAAAGCCGCTATGGCAGTGATTAATGTAGGTGTAAAATCATCCGTCAGTATGCCTGTTAAACCTAAATTTAAAATAGAACTCCCGCGTAACTTAACCGAGGAGTATGCAAATATCGTTAGCCTGGTGGGGGCAGGGTTAATGAGTAAGGAGACGGCTGTGAACATGCTGGCGTTCACGTCAGATCCGGTGGCCGAGTATGATCGCATCAAGGCAGAAGCTGCGGAGGCTGCTAAGTTGGCGCCGGTGCCAGTGACGAAAGGAGGAGGCAATGCATAA
- a CDS encoding YopX family protein, producing MREIKFRAFDKRFNVMLDEIVPYQPSILVLDVNFNFGYGELIDDRNEIGVDDGGPEHYCITDEQIEIMQFTGLKDRNGVDIYEGDIVKCVHTEGYSWEKTYTDLGNVEYTDRGAFSIKCLKKGYENAKDISKRYFYLSFHSDKSFEVIGNIYEQPELLTNK from the coding sequence ATGAGAGAAATCAAATTCAGAGCCTTTGATAAAAGGTTCAATGTCATGCTTGACGAAATAGTACCATATCAACCAAGTATACTTGTGCTTGATGTTAATTTTAATTTTGGTTATGGTGAATTGATTGATGACCGAAATGAAATTGGTGTTGATGATGGAGGTCCGGAACATTACTGCATAACCGACGAGCAAATTGAAATCATGCAGTTCACAGGATTAAAAGACAGAAATGGTGTTGATATTTATGAGGGGGATATAGTCAAGTGTGTTCATACCGAGGGATATTCTTGGGAGAAAACATACACCGATTTAGGTAACGTTGAATATACTGACAGAGGTGCATTCAGCATTAAATGTTTAAAAAAAGGCTATGAAAATGCAAAAGACATTTCTAAGCGTTACTTCTATCTCTCTTTTCACTCAGATAAATCATTTGAAGTAATAGGCAACATCTACGAACAACCTGAATTATTAACCAATAAATAA
- a CDS encoding PBSX family phage terminase large subunit, with the protein MAKTTRELKFDFNPDIFNNVFWHLKAAFLNLAIRFIWIYGGSSASKTYSVVQLIIIRMLEATDENTMVLRKYAVDIKDSIYSDFTGIIKSWGLDDYFICQQNYIQCKITGSYVRFRGLDDSEKIKGLANFKRVVLEEISQFDETDLKQIRKRLRGRAGQQIIGIFNPVSEEHWIKTKVFDQEILTEVETDIAGMWVNEKGNLVIMKTNYLDNIFIVGKWGVNEAGELVQIGGFVDQHTIDDFEKDKLSDYEYYRIYGLGDWGKLRTGGEFWKQFKAAEHVNKIGWDKSLPIWLSCDENVNPYIPWTVWQLKEKHAQQIDEIFLEDPKNRVIHAAAEFKKRYPADQVAGLFVGGDRTSIKEDTKKEKGENYFTDIMSNLKEYRPVLRIQSVNPSVVQSGNFINEIYARTGASGITIGISDICKKSIYDYQYTQEASDGTIFKKVVKHPVTKIPYQEFGHASDTKRYLITHNFATEYLAFINKKKGLGVRALSGV; encoded by the coding sequence ATGGCGAAAACAACCAGGGAGCTTAAATTCGATTTCAATCCCGACATTTTCAATAATGTCTTTTGGCACCTGAAGGCTGCCTTTCTTAACCTGGCCATCAGGTTTATTTGGATTTACGGCGGATCATCTGCAAGCAAAACCTACAGTGTTGTTCAGCTGATCATCATTCGGATGTTGGAGGCTACTGATGAAAACACGATGGTGCTGCGTAAGTATGCAGTTGACATCAAAGACTCCATTTACAGCGATTTTACCGGCATAATTAAATCATGGGGATTGGATGATTATTTCATCTGCCAACAAAACTACATCCAGTGCAAAATTACCGGCTCATACGTTCGATTCCGTGGGTTGGATGATAGCGAAAAGATCAAGGGACTTGCCAACTTTAAAAGGGTAGTATTGGAAGAGATCAGCCAGTTTGATGAAACCGATTTAAAGCAGATCAGAAAACGTTTGCGTGGTAGAGCCGGGCAACAGATCATAGGCATATTTAACCCGGTATCAGAAGAGCATTGGATTAAAACAAAAGTTTTCGATCAGGAGATATTAACCGAGGTTGAAACAGATATCGCCGGTATGTGGGTTAACGAAAAAGGTAACCTGGTGATCATGAAAACCAATTACCTGGACAATATTTTCATTGTAGGTAAGTGGGGAGTAAATGAGGCCGGTGAGCTGGTTCAGATTGGAGGGTTCGTAGACCAGCACACCATTGATGATTTTGAAAAGGATAAACTTTCCGATTATGAATATTACCGGATTTATGGTTTAGGTGATTGGGGTAAGCTTCGTACCGGTGGAGAGTTCTGGAAGCAATTTAAAGCTGCTGAGCACGTCAATAAAATCGGGTGGGATAAATCATTGCCGATATGGTTATCATGTGACGAAAACGTTAATCCATATATCCCCTGGACTGTATGGCAGTTAAAAGAAAAACATGCGCAGCAGATCGATGAAATATTTTTAGAGGACCCTAAGAACCGGGTTATTCATGCTGCAGCTGAGTTTAAGAAGCGATACCCAGCCGATCAGGTTGCCGGTTTATTTGTTGGTGGTGACCGGACGTCGATTAAAGAGGATACTAAAAAGGAAAAAGGTGAGAATTACTTTACCGATATCATGAGTAACTTGAAGGAATACCGCCCTGTGTTGCGCATCCAATCTGTTAACCCGAGTGTTGTACAATCTGGGAATTTTATCAATGAGATATATGCCCGGACCGGGGCCAGTGGTATCACCATTGGAATCTCGGATATATGTAAGAAGTCAATTTACGATTACCAGTATACCCAGGAGGCTTCAGATGGTACGATCTTTAAAAAGGTGGTTAAGCATCCGGTAACTAAAATACCTTACCAGGAGTTTGGCCATGCGAGCGACACGAAAAGGTACCTGATCACGCACAACTTTGCTACGGAATACCTAGCCTTCATCAACAAGAAAAAGGGGCTGGGGGTGAGGGCGTTGAGTGGGGTGTAG
- a CDS encoding DNA-packaging protein: MAAPSGNQFWKKRSKHGRDKLFASPELLMQAVEEYLAYCDDSPWMNKEAIKGGEFAGQIISIPTAKPYTMTGLCLYLGCNKHYFNDFKKTCSDDFSDVITRAEEIILTQQIEGAMVGAFNPNLVARINGIKDNTEVDVTANVNTVIKVGYGENNQGA; encoded by the coding sequence ATGGCAGCACCGTCTGGTAATCAATTCTGGAAGAAAAGAAGTAAGCATGGGAGAGATAAGTTGTTTGCCTCTCCTGAGTTACTCATGCAGGCCGTAGAGGAATATCTTGCTTATTGTGATGATAGCCCCTGGATGAATAAAGAGGCTATTAAGGGCGGCGAATTTGCCGGGCAAATAATTTCAATACCTACAGCAAAGCCATACACAATGACAGGTCTCTGCTTGTATTTAGGATGCAATAAGCATTACTTTAATGATTTTAAAAAGACTTGCAGTGATGATTTTTCGGATGTCATAACGCGGGCGGAAGAAATTATTTTAACTCAGCAAATTGAGGGGGCTATGGTAGGAGCTTTTAATCCCAACTTGGTTGCAAGAATAAATGGTATTAAAGACAATACAGAGGTTGATGTCACCGCAAACGTAAACACTGTGATCAAAGTGGGATATGGCGAAAACAACCAGGGAGCTTAA
- a CDS encoding bifunctional DNA primase/polymerase, which produces MGATLSAVWSQVEKLILDGISVIPVRDKDDEASVRLAKTPFGSWKKYQSQRVDKSELWALMEFHNTEAVGIVCGKISGNLEAIDVDVKYKTGIDAILFKDIKAIYPELFVKLRIHKTPSGGWHILYRVADGEIPGNIKLAGREATNEELISSPKNKTYNFIETRGEGGYILAPPSLGYSIQKDADIPVLTWEERCSLITLCETYNEVIKVAPTYKPTKTESEYYTENPWDHFNVNCNPVEFLKEFGWEEFKSNPHFIWFTRPGKNKGVSASWNISKRVFFIFTSSTELDANKGYHPATVLSELKFAGDKRKTYQHLVSNGYGIVKPSIEKAIIKKRSLSGDPIPVNFSPAAKEQFEELKSVIQQDHPYGIFWEHSDDEKISISREGVYQVSNGLGFKTFDGKVVQIIDNVVYHRTERYYYDTLKSYIKEEEADIYEDICNSYESFIQKSGKFTIERLPELDDTTVLCDDMHTAYKCYNNGYLVITANDITFNGYELMDKLVWDHSIQKRNYAYGDGGKYIEYLKLAVTDFPQAKKVLGYLSHEYKDETTGFIIVLTEQCPDPKQGGGSGKNVFCNLLKLTTTYTSKPGAQAKFDEKLFPELERSANFRYK; this is translated from the coding sequence ATGGGTGCTACGTTATCCGCAGTTTGGAGCCAAGTTGAGAAACTTATATTAGATGGAATTTCTGTAATCCCCGTACGTGATAAGGACGATGAAGCATCAGTCCGTCTTGCTAAAACTCCGTTCGGATCATGGAAAAAATACCAGTCACAGCGCGTTGATAAGAGCGAGCTATGGGCACTTATGGAGTTTCATAACACCGAAGCTGTGGGTATAGTATGCGGCAAGATTAGCGGCAATCTGGAAGCTATTGATGTCGATGTTAAGTATAAAACCGGTATCGATGCTATCCTTTTTAAGGATATAAAAGCCATCTATCCGGAATTATTTGTCAAACTACGTATTCACAAAACACCATCAGGTGGATGGCATATTCTATACCGTGTTGCAGATGGTGAAATACCTGGCAATATTAAACTTGCCGGCCGTGAGGCTACCAATGAAGAATTAATATCAAGCCCAAAAAATAAAACCTATAACTTCATTGAAACGCGTGGAGAGGGCGGTTATATATTGGCCCCTCCTTCATTAGGTTATTCGATTCAAAAGGATGCTGATATCCCTGTACTTACCTGGGAGGAACGATGCAGCCTTATAACCCTTTGCGAAACATATAATGAGGTAATAAAAGTGGCTCCCACTTACAAACCTACTAAAACCGAAAGTGAATACTATACTGAAAATCCCTGGGATCACTTTAACGTCAATTGTAATCCGGTTGAGTTTTTAAAAGAGTTTGGATGGGAAGAATTTAAGAGTAACCCTCATTTCATTTGGTTCACGCGTCCGGGTAAAAATAAAGGTGTATCAGCATCATGGAACATATCTAAACGTGTATTTTTTATATTTACCTCATCCACTGAACTGGATGCTAATAAAGGATACCATCCTGCCACTGTATTATCTGAATTAAAGTTTGCCGGTGATAAACGTAAAACATACCAGCACTTGGTTAGTAATGGATATGGCATAGTTAAGCCATCCATTGAAAAAGCAATCATTAAAAAGCGTTCCTTATCCGGTGATCCTATACCGGTTAATTTTAGCCCAGCTGCTAAAGAGCAGTTTGAGGAATTAAAATCAGTTATTCAGCAGGATCATCCTTATGGTATTTTTTGGGAACATTCTGATGATGAAAAGATATCAATTAGCCGAGAGGGTGTTTATCAGGTATCCAATGGGCTTGGATTTAAAACATTTGACGGTAAAGTGGTTCAAATAATTGATAATGTGGTCTATCATAGAACCGAACGTTATTATTATGACACCCTGAAATCTTACATTAAAGAAGAGGAAGCAGATATTTACGAAGATATCTGTAACTCGTATGAAAGCTTTATACAGAAATCAGGGAAGTTCACTATTGAGCGGCTTCCTGAGCTTGATGATACTACTGTACTTTGTGATGATATGCATACCGCATACAAGTGCTATAATAATGGTTACCTTGTCATCACTGCAAATGATATCACTTTTAACGGATATGAGTTGATGGATAAACTCGTCTGGGATCATAGCATTCAGAAGCGTAATTATGCTTATGGTGATGGTGGCAAGTATATTGAATATCTAAAACTGGCTGTTACCGATTTTCCGCAGGCTAAAAAAGTTTTGGGTTACCTTTCGCATGAGTATAAGGATGAAACAACTGGCTTTATCATCGTTTTGACGGAGCAATGTCCGGATCCTAAACAGGGCGGTGGTAGCGGTAAGAACGTATTTTGTAATTTACTAAAGCTTACCACTACCTACACCAGTAAGCCAGGCGCTCAGGCTAAATTTGATGAAAAGCTTTTTCCAGAGTTGGAACGGTCAGCGAATTTTCGGTATAAGTGA
- a CDS encoding DEAD/DEAH box helicase — MRHLSYTLYDYQQALVKDLAVASKQHTHVIGQSPGGTGKTKTFVYIGTQVCNRGGVTLILTERKNVFNQNLNEAGAVGINDESPKFVHIAEGGFYVAMTQTLERRNLIIEQFNRLTCNFYIIIDECHSGRYSNVLRRLTTGKRLGFTATPDFRYAKHLPEFYNDCVTTHPVQWFIDKNILCDYQHIQRKSGKGTDKLEKKAGDFTATSQRKFFGTDTHYQELFNDLREYPFNKCMLFCASIEHAEEVFEVMVSAGFSCSINHSKRDDSVYQVAKFDKLHETNIIISVGGMTTGYDYPEVDLIVLYRATTSLIIYLQMLFRGDRKKEGMFFRCLDYGSNFDRHGAYFADHDWKEMWNKKEKNRSKEDAAAMTTCPHCESMIAASAKKCKFCGFVMPEKPRPVEPGIAEDVTKRFDALAGKRVSELTPKELSLFANLRNKKMFAIRVAKAQEQLNPGFLIDFAASMGYKSGWLDHQPIPQERIEFSDIILR, encoded by the coding sequence ATGAGACATTTAAGCTATACCCTTTATGACTACCAACAGGCACTTGTTAAAGATTTAGCAGTGGCGTCGAAGCAGCATACCCATGTTATAGGTCAATCACCTGGCGGTACCGGTAAAACTAAAACTTTTGTTTACATCGGCACTCAGGTTTGCAATAGGGGCGGTGTTACTCTGATTCTTACCGAACGAAAAAACGTTTTTAATCAAAACTTGAATGAGGCCGGTGCAGTTGGCATCAATGATGAATCGCCTAAGTTTGTTCATATAGCTGAAGGTGGTTTTTATGTGGCCATGACCCAGACATTAGAGCGTCGAAACCTTATCATTGAGCAATTCAATCGACTAACCTGCAATTTTTACATTATTATTGATGAATGTCATTCAGGCCGGTATAGCAACGTGTTGCGACGATTGACCACCGGCAAGCGCCTCGGTTTCACCGCTACACCTGATTTTAGGTATGCTAAGCATCTACCGGAATTTTATAATGATTGTGTTACTACGCATCCGGTGCAGTGGTTCATTGACAAGAATATCCTATGCGACTATCAGCACATTCAGCGAAAGTCAGGTAAAGGCACGGATAAACTGGAAAAGAAAGCCGGTGATTTTACAGCCACCAGTCAACGAAAATTCTTTGGTACTGATACTCATTATCAGGAATTGTTTAATGATCTCCGCGAATATCCATTTAATAAGTGCATGCTGTTTTGCGCAAGTATTGAGCATGCAGAGGAAGTATTTGAGGTGATGGTGTCCGCTGGATTTTCGTGCTCTATCAATCACAGTAAGCGGGATGATTCTGTTTACCAGGTTGCCAAGTTTGATAAGCTTCACGAAACAAATATCATTATCAGTGTTGGCGGTATGACTACCGGTTATGATTATCCGGAAGTGGATTTGATTGTTCTTTACCGGGCCACAACATCATTGATCATATACCTTCAAATGCTTTTCCGTGGCGATCGTAAAAAAGAGGGAATGTTTTTCAGGTGCCTTGACTACGGTTCAAATTTTGACAGGCACGGTGCTTACTTCGCTGATCATGACTGGAAAGAAATGTGGAACAAAAAGGAAAAGAATCGTTCCAAAGAAGATGCTGCCGCCATGACCACTTGCCCTCACTGTGAAAGTATGATTGCTGCATCAGCTAAGAAATGTAAGTTTTGCGGTTTTGTCATGCCAGAGAAGCCGAGGCCGGTTGAACCCGGTATTGCCGAGGATGTTACTAAGCGTTTTGATGCATTGGCAGGTAAACGTGTAAGTGAACTTACTCCAAAAGAACTATCCCTTTTTGCTAACCTGCGTAATAAAAAGATGTTCGCCATACGCGTAGCCAAAGCTCAGGAGCAGCTTAACCCCGGTTTTTTAATTGATTTCGCCGCATCGATGGGATATAAAAGTGGATGGCTTGATCATCAGCCAATCCCACAAGAGAGAATTGAATTTTCAGATATTATTTTAAGATAG
- a CDS encoding ATP-dependent DNA helicase: MKLSKNQDLFLKAVLSGKNVFLTGKAGTGKSFVVSQAIEQLKKLRKNVVALAPTGIAANNIGGQTIHSMFGLDPFGVLTYETCRYFKSEKRRVMEKIDVIFIDEVSMLRPDILDAINWTLLKNGCKSLKSIQIIFVGDLKQLPAVIDDNMRSMLFTKYDGSEFFDAKVYKQLGVESIELDEVLRQTDEEFISHLNIIREGGKSDYFKKFIGTESRGVVLAPHKATVTKYNIDGLNKIDSKEYVFDAQISGKVKLADFNLEPKVTVKDGATVMYLINSKNNNLVNGKIGIFRVIDDNFFIDVKGVKYPLEPIQLSKKEYVLNDAEDALELKEIGSITQIPIRLAYALTIHKSQGLTFEEVTIDLSRDCFSKGQLYTALSRCKSPAGLVIINR; the protein is encoded by the coding sequence ATGAAATTATCTAAAAATCAGGATTTATTTCTGAAGGCAGTATTGTCGGGTAAAAATGTGTTTTTAACTGGTAAAGCAGGTACCGGTAAATCATTTGTGGTTAGCCAGGCTATTGAGCAGTTAAAAAAACTTCGTAAAAACGTTGTCGCATTGGCGCCGACCGGTATCGCTGCGAATAACATCGGCGGACAAACCATTCACTCGATGTTTGGACTTGATCCGTTTGGTGTGCTTACTTATGAAACCTGCAGATATTTTAAATCTGAAAAGCGAAGGGTTATGGAAAAAATAGATGTTATTTTTATCGATGAGGTTTCAATGCTTCGCCCTGATATACTTGATGCCATTAACTGGACATTATTGAAAAACGGCTGTAAAAGCCTTAAATCTATACAAATTATTTTCGTTGGCGATCTAAAACAATTGCCTGCAGTTATTGATGATAATATGCGCAGCATGTTGTTTACTAAATATGATGGTTCAGAGTTCTTTGATGCAAAAGTATACAAACAGTTAGGCGTTGAAAGTATTGAACTGGATGAAGTTCTGCGCCAAACTGATGAGGAGTTTATATCTCACCTAAATATAATAAGGGAAGGCGGTAAAAGTGATTATTTCAAAAAATTCATAGGTACTGAAAGCCGAGGTGTTGTGTTGGCACCACATAAAGCAACCGTTACAAAATATAATATTGATGGCCTTAACAAAATCGACAGTAAGGAGTATGTTTTTGATGCCCAGATTTCTGGCAAGGTAAAGCTCGCTGATTTCAACCTTGAGCCTAAAGTAACTGTCAAAGACGGCGCTACCGTAATGTACCTAATCAACTCAAAAAATAACAATTTGGTAAATGGTAAGATCGGCATTTTCCGGGTCATTGATGATAATTTCTTCATTGATGTTAAAGGCGTTAAGTATCCACTTGAACCTATTCAATTATCGAAAAAGGAATATGTGCTCAATGATGCCGAGGATGCTCTTGAATTAAAGGAGATCGGTAGCATTACGCAAATTCCTATTAGGCTTGCGTACGCGCTAACCATTCATAAAAGTCAGGGCCTTACGTTTGAAGAGGTTACTATAGATTTATCGCGGGATTGTTTTAGCAAAGGCCAGTTATATACTGCATTAAGCCGTTGTAAATCTCCTGCCGGTCTTGTGATCATAAATCGTTAA
- a CDS encoding PcfJ domain-containing protein has product MKARTKAQRALVDVSDTLPEITKIQSAYAYQHCFQRLAYRSKTKGTGCLECGHIWQMEEKDTSVKCPACNVKLSVVDTRKKQHNPGKKYFSMLDVRGEYQVVRLFELIKIQEVGKPARRYMMEVVRQFFNPEKEMQVIARCRTTSFNIDSFNGDLECRDTAGYYGNKYDLWADATYPKIKVLPAYARNGYTYAIKEVSQYKVMRAILCNSKAETLIKSRQVGLLEAYVGSRDNDIYRYWNSIKIAIRNNQIIKPDDTITWLDYLKLLAFFNKDLNSPKYLFPADLKAAHDELVIKKQRVEKTRESERKRRVAIENQVEYEAAKKAFFGMLFTNGKITVKVLESVPEFAEEGLKLHHCVFTNEYFKKQDSLILSARIDGKPVETIEVSLDEMKVKQSRGLQNLPTPHHDEIISLVRKNLPKIRKVYNESRRQAA; this is encoded by the coding sequence ATGAAAGCACGTACAAAAGCACAAAGGGCGCTAGTAGATGTGAGCGATACTCTCCCTGAAATTACCAAAATACAGAGCGCATACGCATACCAGCACTGTTTTCAACGGTTAGCCTACCGAAGCAAAACAAAGGGTACGGGGTGTTTAGAATGTGGCCATATATGGCAGATGGAAGAAAAGGATACCTCTGTCAAATGCCCCGCCTGCAATGTCAAACTTTCAGTTGTTGACACTCGCAAAAAACAACACAATCCAGGGAAAAAGTACTTTTCTATGTTAGATGTAAGGGGCGAATACCAGGTGGTTAGATTATTCGAGTTAATTAAAATTCAGGAAGTAGGCAAACCAGCGCGGAGATACATGATGGAGGTTGTACGGCAATTTTTCAACCCGGAAAAAGAAATGCAAGTTATTGCCCGCTGCCGAACTACATCATTTAACATTGATAGTTTCAATGGTGATCTGGAATGCAGGGATACAGCAGGGTATTACGGCAACAAATACGATTTGTGGGCAGACGCCACTTATCCTAAAATAAAAGTATTGCCTGCCTATGCCCGCAATGGATACACCTATGCTATTAAAGAAGTTTCTCAATACAAGGTAATGAGAGCGATACTTTGTAATAGTAAAGCTGAAACATTAATCAAATCGCGGCAGGTAGGTTTATTAGAAGCCTATGTCGGTAGCAGGGATAATGATATTTACAGATACTGGAATAGTATTAAGATTGCTATCAGGAACAACCAAATTATTAAGCCTGATGATACAATAACATGGTTGGATTACCTCAAACTCCTTGCTTTCTTCAATAAAGACTTAAACAGCCCCAAATATCTTTTCCCGGCAGACTTGAAGGCAGCTCATGATGAATTGGTTATTAAAAAACAGAGGGTAGAAAAGACTAGGGAATCCGAGCGTAAAAGAAGAGTGGCTATCGAAAATCAGGTAGAATATGAAGCCGCTAAAAAGGCTTTCTTCGGTATGCTATTTACCAATGGGAAAATCACCGTGAAAGTCCTCGAAAGCGTACCAGAATTTGCAGAGGAAGGGTTAAAGCTTCACCACTGCGTTTTTACTAATGAATATTTCAAAAAACAGGATTCACTCATCTTATCCGCGCGTATAGATGGAAAGCCGGTGGAGACAATTGAAGTATCATTGGATGAAATGAAAGTTAAGCAATCACGCGGCCTCCAAAATTTACCGACACCTCATCACGACGAGATAATTAGCCTGGTGCGTAAGAATTTACCAAAGATAAGAAAGGTGTATAATGAGAGTAGGAGACAGGCCGCATGA